Proteins encoded by one window of Myxococcus guangdongensis:
- a CDS encoding diguanylate cyclase gives MAFVLLAEPAAPVAGVLRRYLEGAGHEVAWVASVDEALRAARERPPSVLLASGMGALDGEALCRGARAQGLTAPVLLMYPPDEEHADERAQQSGADGCLVGPLKRATVLTCVSLLLQREEARRAPRAAPMPVTPVPVEPQAPRAPQAPVGATSADFEFLKRLMFMEVKRSRRYRYPIALLMVELDRFQERASSLAPAARKGALAETLGLLVAGVRDIDVAVPFADSRFVVFLPHTPRSGARVVAERLREKLKSVTTLPAGTASVGVSVSEPPAGKGPGPGAAVQQISFGGMLKDAGDALRRAQAAGGDWVEVASDASRNQDG, from the coding sequence ATGGCCTTCGTGCTCCTGGCCGAGCCCGCCGCCCCGGTGGCGGGTGTGTTGCGCCGGTACCTCGAGGGCGCCGGCCACGAGGTGGCGTGGGTGGCGAGCGTCGACGAGGCGCTGCGCGCCGCCCGGGAGCGTCCGCCCTCCGTGCTCCTCGCCTCTGGCATGGGCGCGCTGGATGGCGAGGCGCTGTGCCGGGGTGCGCGCGCCCAGGGCCTCACGGCGCCCGTGCTGCTCATGTACCCGCCGGATGAAGAACACGCCGACGAGCGCGCCCAGCAGTCGGGTGCGGATGGCTGCCTGGTGGGCCCGCTCAAGCGCGCCACCGTGCTGACGTGCGTGTCGCTGCTGCTGCAGCGCGAGGAGGCCCGGCGCGCGCCGCGGGCCGCTCCGATGCCCGTCACCCCCGTGCCGGTGGAGCCCCAGGCGCCGCGCGCGCCGCAGGCCCCCGTGGGGGCGACGTCCGCGGACTTCGAGTTCCTCAAGCGGCTGATGTTCATGGAGGTGAAGCGCAGCCGCCGCTACCGCTACCCCATCGCCCTGCTGATGGTGGAGTTGGACCGCTTCCAGGAGCGGGCCTCGTCCCTGGCGCCCGCCGCGCGCAAGGGCGCCCTGGCGGAGACGCTGGGCCTCCTGGTGGCGGGGGTGCGCGACATCGACGTGGCGGTGCCCTTCGCGGACAGCCGCTTCGTCGTCTTCCTGCCGCACACGCCCCGCTCGGGAGCCCGGGTGGTGGCCGAGCGCCTGCGCGAGAAGCTCAAGAGCGTCACCACGCTTCCCGCGGGCACGGCCTCGGTGGGGGTGTCCGTGTCGGAGCCTCCGGCGGGCAAGGGCCCGGGGCCGGGCGCGGCCGTCCAGCAGATCAGCTTCGGCGGGATGCTGAAGGACGCCGGAGACGCGCTGCGACGCGCGCAGGCGGCGGGAGGCGACTGGGTGGAGGTGGCCAGCGACGCCAGCCGGAATCAGGACGGGTAG
- the cyaY gene encoding iron donor protein CyaY, with product MMDEARYNQRVAAVFKRMLAAADALDPDLLEAESTGDMLTLTARSREKCIVNTQRAVKQIWVAGQGQGIHFSYDEATGTWLDDKGRGLELFRFVADVVHHISDVDFIYPS from the coding sequence ATGATGGACGAAGCACGCTACAACCAGCGCGTCGCCGCCGTGTTCAAGCGGATGCTCGCCGCGGCGGACGCCCTCGACCCGGACCTCCTGGAAGCCGAGAGCACGGGTGACATGCTCACCCTGACGGCCCGCTCCCGGGAGAAGTGCATCGTCAACACCCAGCGCGCCGTGAAGCAGATCTGGGTGGCCGGCCAGGGTCAGGGCATCCACTTCAGCTACGACGAGGCCACCGGCACCTGGCTGGATGACAAGGGCCGGGGCCTGGAGCTCTTCCGGTTCGTCGCCGACGTGGTGCACCACATCAGCGACGTGGACTTCATCTACCCGTCCTGA
- a CDS encoding SixA phosphatase family protein, whose amino-acid sequence MYEPRSGCSGGGTLRIFLVRHGDADAEIPEGLGDEARWLTAKARANTAAHFASLSERMGPISLILTSPLVRTVQTAQILASALKYEGLLQVHKSLLPDMPVGTVDSLIKEHEGENLVLVGHQPSVGALATHLLGMQSSPKAVNPGTVIALERTEGESAQYKLLFYAAPGHPVLDVIQ is encoded by the coding sequence GTGTACGAACCGCGGTCCGGTTGCTCCGGTGGAGGGACTTTGAGGATTTTCCTGGTTAGGCACGGCGATGCGGACGCGGAGATCCCCGAGGGTCTCGGCGATGAAGCACGCTGGCTCACGGCGAAGGCGCGCGCGAACACGGCGGCACACTTCGCATCGTTGTCCGAGCGCATGGGGCCCATCAGCCTCATCCTGACCAGTCCGCTGGTTCGCACGGTGCAGACGGCGCAGATCCTCGCGTCCGCGCTGAAGTACGAGGGCCTGCTCCAGGTGCACAAGAGCCTGCTGCCGGACATGCCCGTGGGCACGGTGGACTCGCTCATCAAGGAGCACGAGGGCGAGAACCTGGTCCTGGTCGGCCACCAGCCGTCCGTGGGCGCGTTGGCCACCCACCTGCTGGGGATGCAGTCGAGCCCGAAGGCCGTCAACCCGGGCACCGTCATCGCCCTGGAGCGCACCGAGGGCGAGAGCGCGCAGTACAAGCTCCTGTTCTACGCGGCCCCCGGCCACCCGGTGCTCGACGTCATCCAGTGA